A window of Amycolatopsis australiensis contains these coding sequences:
- a CDS encoding dienelactone hydrolase family protein produces the protein MNSVLTDLPLWVPPSGRGPGLVLVQEIFGLDDYLRSVAAELASAGYVVGVPELFRRTAPGWSSTHDEAGVAASMEVASSFDPELGLSDVLATVAHLRGLPAVTGGVGVLGFCLGGSLAFAAAAAGDPDTAVSFYGSTVPARIADLAKVTCPIQFHFGGQDPYIPRSDVAVVEAAVAAHPGAEIHVQEEAGHAFHNNVAPMFHHPQAAARAWGLTREFLRRTLPS, from the coding sequence ATGAACAGCGTGCTGACCGATCTCCCGCTGTGGGTCCCGCCGTCGGGCCGCGGCCCGGGGCTGGTGCTGGTCCAGGAGATCTTCGGCTTGGACGACTATCTGCGCTCGGTGGCGGCGGAGCTGGCGTCGGCGGGTTACGTGGTGGGGGTGCCGGAGCTGTTCCGGCGGACGGCGCCCGGCTGGTCGTCGACGCACGACGAGGCGGGCGTGGCGGCGTCGATGGAGGTGGCCTCGTCGTTCGATCCGGAGCTGGGGCTGTCCGACGTCCTGGCGACGGTGGCGCACCTGCGCGGCCTGCCCGCGGTGACGGGCGGCGTCGGTGTCCTGGGCTTCTGCCTGGGCGGTTCGCTGGCGTTCGCGGCCGCGGCGGCGGGCGACCCGGACACGGCGGTGTCGTTCTACGGCTCGACGGTGCCCGCGCGGATCGCGGACCTGGCGAAGGTGACGTGCCCGATCCAGTTCCACTTCGGCGGGCAGGACCCGTACATCCCGCGCTCGGACGTGGCGGTGGTCGAAGCCGCGGTGGCGGCGCACCCGGGCGCGGAGATCCACGTCCAGGAGGAGGCGGGGCACGCGTTCCACAACAACGTGGCCCCGATGTTCCACCACCCGCAGGCGGCGGCACGCGCCTGGGGCCTGACCAGGGAGTTCCTGCGGCGGACCCTGCCGAGCTGA
- a CDS encoding glyoxalase, whose protein sequence is MTNIDSLTLEVADTAAAARFYTDAFGLTSELRFRTADQPSDGFRGFTLSLTVAQPGDVDSLIGTALEAGATSLKPAAKSMWGYGGAVRAPDGAVWTIATSAKKNTGPVTREFDAIVLLLGVADVAASKKFYVGHGLTVAKSFGRMYVEFDAGAGPIKLALYRRKALAKQAGVSPEGSGSHRIAVHTSAGSFTDPDGFAWEVASPQSLDA, encoded by the coding sequence ATGACGAACATCGACTCCCTCACCCTCGAAGTGGCCGACACCGCGGCCGCCGCGCGCTTCTACACCGACGCCTTCGGGCTCACCAGCGAGCTGCGCTTCCGTACCGCCGATCAGCCGTCCGACGGGTTCCGTGGCTTCACGCTCTCCCTCACCGTCGCCCAGCCCGGCGACGTCGACTCGCTCATCGGCACCGCCCTCGAAGCCGGGGCCACCTCGCTCAAGCCCGCCGCGAAGTCCATGTGGGGCTACGGCGGGGCCGTCCGCGCTCCCGACGGCGCGGTCTGGACCATCGCCACCTCCGCGAAGAAGAACACCGGCCCGGTCACGCGGGAGTTCGACGCGATCGTGCTCCTGCTGGGTGTCGCCGACGTGGCCGCCAGCAAGAAGTTCTACGTCGGCCACGGGCTCACCGTCGCGAAGAGCTTCGGCCGCATGTACGTCGAGTTCGACGCCGGGGCCGGCCCGATCAAGCTCGCCCTCTACCGGCGCAAGGCGCTCGCCAAGCAGGCCGGCGTCTCGCCCGAAGGCAGTGGCTCGCACCGGATCGCCGTCCACACCTCCGCCGGGTCGTTCACCGATCCGGACGGGTTCGCCTGGGAAGTCGCCTCGCCGCAGTCCCTCGACGCCTGA
- a CDS encoding phage tail protein: MSYAVDFETVSTVGLESSPVAPALAGLRANEARYFKNKYDHVFTVEPASEAAATIDWVHRILKEERDIVIASRPLEATEFEVDGIRMAYVFYESGLSVNVMYTLAESGKRAVGFKLSDGMEVPAELGAFKFARQKSKLAGTIRGSYFVIKNEY; the protein is encoded by the coding sequence ATGTCCTATGCCGTGGACTTCGAAACCGTGTCGACGGTGGGCCTGGAGTCGTCACCGGTGGCACCGGCGCTCGCCGGCCTGCGCGCGAACGAGGCCCGCTACTTCAAGAACAAGTACGACCACGTGTTCACCGTCGAGCCGGCGAGCGAAGCCGCCGCGACGATCGACTGGGTGCACCGGATCCTCAAGGAAGAGCGTGACATCGTCATCGCGTCCCGCCCGCTCGAAGCGACGGAGTTCGAGGTGGACGGCATCCGGATGGCGTACGTGTTCTACGAGAGCGGCCTGTCGGTCAACGTGATGTACACGCTCGCCGAATCGGGCAAGCGGGCGGTGGGGTTCAAGCTGTCCGACGGGATGGAGGTCCCGGCGGAGCTGGGAGCGTTCAAGTTCGCCCGCCAGAAGTCGAAACTGGCCGGGACCATCCGGGGTTCCTACTTCGTGATCAAGAACGAGTACTGA
- a CDS encoding RidA family protein, translated as MTIERQNPPGLHTPPGYHHVTTTTARRTVYLAGQCPLSPAGEVVAGGLARQVAQVASNTAAALAAAGATPADVVRTVIYVVTTERETLSEVWAQLTTSEIAEAFTSASTLLGVAQLGYPGQLVELEVTAALD; from the coding sequence GTGACCATTGAACGGCAGAACCCGCCCGGACTGCACACCCCACCGGGCTACCACCACGTGACCACGACGACAGCGCGCCGCACGGTGTACCTGGCGGGCCAGTGCCCCCTGTCCCCGGCGGGAGAGGTGGTGGCCGGCGGACTGGCCCGCCAGGTCGCCCAGGTGGCGAGCAACACGGCAGCGGCACTGGCAGCGGCGGGAGCAACCCCGGCCGACGTGGTCAGGACGGTGATCTACGTGGTGACAACGGAGCGAGAGACGCTGTCGGAGGTGTGGGCCCAGCTGACGACATCGGAGATCGCCGAGGCATTCACATCGGCGAGCACGTTGCTGGGGGTGGCCCAGCTGGGCTACCCGGGCCAGCTGGTGGAACTGGAGGTGACGGCAGCACTGGACTGA
- a CDS encoding TetR/AcrR family transcriptional regulator, which yields MTEQAGRRRDAAATQQALLDAAAKLFAERGFDRTTVRDIAGGAGVNQALLFRYFGSKEALFEAVIARNGREQLATTPPERFFSASLRSMLAPEGARNRTLETYLRSSGSDGVAAAIRQEIGDEYARALATLTDAPDAELRADLALAWLMGIALVREVSGKQPLAGADPGDIARLVLPAVRTLLERSE from the coding sequence ATGACGGAACAGGCCGGCCGGAGGCGGGACGCGGCCGCGACGCAGCAGGCGTTGCTGGACGCCGCCGCGAAGCTGTTCGCCGAGCGCGGGTTCGACCGGACGACCGTGCGGGACATCGCCGGCGGCGCCGGGGTCAACCAGGCGCTGTTGTTCCGCTACTTCGGCAGCAAGGAGGCGCTGTTCGAAGCCGTCATCGCGCGCAACGGACGCGAGCAGCTGGCCACCACCCCGCCCGAACGGTTCTTCAGCGCTTCCCTGCGCAGCATGCTGGCCCCCGAGGGCGCGCGGAACCGGACGTTGGAGACGTACTTGCGCTCGTCGGGCAGTGACGGCGTCGCGGCGGCGATCCGGCAGGAGATCGGCGACGAGTACGCGCGGGCGCTGGCCACGCTGACCGACGCCCCGGACGCCGAGCTGCGCGCCGACCTCGCGCTGGCCTGGCTGATGGGCATCGCGCTGGTGCGCGAGGTCTCCGGCAAGCAACCGCTGGCCGGCGCCGACCCCGGCGACATCGCCCGGCTCGTGCTCCCGGCGGTCCGGACGCTCCTGGAGCGCAGCGAATAA
- a CDS encoding PadR family transcriptional regulator has protein sequence MWIDILLLAKLAGEPMHGYELRKAVEASTGHTLSNNSLYPTLRRFVDAGAVSRSAEEQEAKPPRHVYTITDVGRELLHDMLADFPGELALSQEEFLARVGNFGWLNQAERARVLGVRKQALTAEHARLTALAAGQADPWSRAALRHVLGKFDAELRWLAELETEPRRDA, from the coding sequence GTGTGGATCGACATCCTCCTGCTGGCGAAGCTCGCCGGCGAACCGATGCACGGGTACGAACTGCGCAAGGCCGTGGAGGCGTCGACGGGCCACACCTTGTCGAACAACTCGCTCTACCCGACGCTGCGGCGCTTCGTCGACGCGGGCGCGGTGAGCCGCAGCGCGGAGGAACAGGAAGCCAAGCCGCCGCGGCACGTCTACACGATCACCGACGTCGGCCGGGAACTGCTGCACGACATGCTCGCCGACTTCCCCGGCGAGCTGGCGCTCAGCCAGGAGGAGTTCCTGGCCCGCGTCGGGAACTTCGGCTGGCTGAACCAGGCCGAACGCGCCCGGGTGCTCGGCGTCCGCAAGCAGGCACTGACCGCCGAGCACGCCCGGCTCACCGCGCTCGCCGCCGGGCAGGCCGACCCGTGGAGCCGCGCGGCGCTGCGCCACGTGCTCGGGAAGTTCGACGCCGAGCTCCGCTGGCTCGCCGAGCTGGAAACCGAACCCAGGAGAGACGCATGA
- a CDS encoding TrpB-like pyridoxal phosphate-dependent enzyme, with product MAEQTKYILDEADLPTQWYNVIPDLPEPPPPPLHPGTREPVGPEDLAPLFPQALIAQEVTTDRYVDIPEEVREVYRLWRPSPLFRARRLEKALGTPARIYYKYEGVSPVGSHKPNTAVPQAFYNAAEGVTRLTTETGAGQWGSALAFACAQYGLECEVWQVRASYDQKPYRKLMMETFGATVHPSPSELTESGKAILAEHPDSTGSLGIAISEAVEQAAQDPNARYALGSVLNHVLLHQTVIGEEALKQFELAGDTPDVLVGCTGGGSNFGGLAFPFLREKLAGRMNPVIRAVEPAACPSLTRGKYAYDFGDTAGLTPLLKMHTLGHEFIPDPIHAGGLRYHGMSPLISHIYELGLIEAIAIGQQECFAAGVRFARAEGIIPAPEPTHALAACIQEALRCKETGEEKVILTALCGHAHLDLPAYGAYLAGDMVDNELSEATLEESLATLP from the coding sequence ATGGCTGAGCAGACCAAGTACATCCTGGACGAAGCCGATCTCCCCACGCAGTGGTACAACGTCATCCCCGACCTGCCCGAGCCGCCACCGCCGCCGCTGCACCCCGGCACCCGCGAGCCCGTCGGCCCGGAGGACCTGGCCCCGCTCTTCCCGCAGGCGCTCATCGCCCAGGAAGTGACGACCGATCGCTATGTCGACATCCCCGAGGAGGTCCGGGAGGTCTACCGGCTCTGGCGGCCGTCGCCGCTGTTCCGGGCGCGGCGGCTGGAGAAGGCGCTCGGCACGCCGGCGCGGATCTACTACAAGTACGAGGGCGTGAGCCCGGTCGGGTCCCACAAGCCGAACACCGCCGTGCCGCAGGCGTTCTACAACGCGGCCGAAGGCGTCACGCGGCTGACCACCGAGACCGGCGCCGGCCAGTGGGGAAGCGCGCTGGCGTTCGCCTGCGCCCAGTACGGGCTCGAGTGCGAGGTCTGGCAGGTGCGGGCCTCCTACGACCAGAAGCCCTACCGCAAGCTGATGATGGAGACGTTCGGCGCGACCGTGCACCCCAGCCCGTCCGAGCTGACCGAGTCCGGCAAGGCCATCCTCGCCGAGCACCCGGACTCGACCGGCAGCCTCGGCATCGCGATCAGCGAGGCGGTCGAGCAGGCGGCGCAGGACCCGAACGCGCGGTACGCCCTGGGCAGCGTGCTCAACCACGTGCTGCTGCACCAGACGGTCATCGGCGAAGAAGCGCTCAAGCAGTTCGAGCTGGCCGGCGACACCCCGGACGTCCTGGTCGGCTGCACCGGTGGCGGCTCCAACTTCGGCGGGCTGGCCTTCCCGTTCCTGCGCGAGAAGCTGGCCGGGCGGATGAACCCGGTGATCCGCGCGGTGGAGCCGGCCGCGTGCCCGTCGCTGACGCGCGGCAAGTACGCCTACGACTTCGGCGACACGGCCGGGCTCACCCCGCTGCTCAAGATGCACACGCTCGGCCACGAGTTCATCCCGGACCCGATCCACGCGGGCGGCCTGCGCTACCACGGGATGTCGCCGCTGATCTCGCACATCTACGAGCTGGGCCTGATCGAAGCGATCGCGATCGGGCAGCAGGAGTGCTTCGCGGCGGGCGTCCGGTTCGCGCGGGCCGAAGGGATCATCCCGGCCCCGGAGCCGACCCACGCGCTGGCGGCGTGCATCCAGGAAGCGTTGCGGTGCAAGGAAACGGGCGAGGAGAAGGTGATCCTCACGGCGCTGTGCGGCCACGCCCACCTGGACCTGCCGGCGTACGGCGCCTACCTCGCGGGAGACATGGTGGACAACGAGCTGTCCGAGGCGACCCTGGAGGAGTCGCTCGCCACCCTGCCGTAG
- a CDS encoding cytochrome P450, with protein MTTTEATPRLPFTRANALAIAPEYEALRRRAPISRVVTPAGDPAWLVTSYEEAKEVFRDKRFGRSHPAPEEASRISHAAVQDGPSGDFDTEEREHKRMRKMLAPAFSAPRMRALGDRIAELTARCLDDMQAARDARPGEPVDLTEFLAFPLPVLVICELLGVPYADRAHFRGLSERIARMDGGEDAQQAMTEFKAYMTKLAEAKRADPQPDVISDMVAAQAEDPAFTDDDLARMGAGLLFAGHETTSTRIAMGTLFLLADETRRDRFAADPGGEVNQTVEEILRMTATSGTGLLRYAREDVEIAGTKIRRGDAVLISSDAANRDASVFDDPDEFDPGRTPNVHLAFGTGAHVCIGANLARTELRTVFPALFRRFPGLRLAAAVDEIPVRVNRVAGGVDAVPVTW; from the coding sequence ATGACCACCACCGAAGCGACGCCTCGCCTCCCCTTCACCCGGGCGAACGCGCTCGCCATCGCCCCGGAGTACGAAGCGCTCCGCCGCCGGGCGCCGATCAGCCGGGTCGTCACGCCCGCCGGCGATCCGGCGTGGCTGGTGACGTCGTACGAAGAGGCCAAGGAAGTGTTCCGCGACAAGCGTTTCGGCCGCTCGCACCCGGCGCCGGAGGAGGCGTCGCGGATTTCCCACGCCGCGGTGCAGGACGGCCCGAGCGGCGACTTCGACACCGAAGAGCGGGAACACAAGCGGATGCGCAAGATGCTGGCGCCCGCGTTCTCCGCCCCGCGCATGCGCGCCCTCGGCGACCGGATCGCGGAGCTGACCGCCCGCTGCCTCGACGACATGCAGGCCGCCCGCGACGCCCGTCCCGGTGAACCGGTCGACCTCACCGAGTTCCTCGCGTTCCCGCTGCCGGTCCTGGTGATCTGCGAGCTGCTCGGCGTGCCCTACGCCGACCGCGCGCACTTCCGCGGCCTGTCCGAACGGATCGCGAGGATGGACGGCGGCGAAGACGCGCAGCAGGCCATGACCGAGTTCAAGGCCTACATGACGAAGCTGGCCGAAGCGAAGCGCGCGGACCCGCAGCCCGACGTCATTTCCGACATGGTCGCCGCCCAGGCCGAGGACCCGGCGTTCACCGACGATGACCTCGCCCGGATGGGCGCCGGCCTGCTGTTCGCCGGGCACGAGACGACATCGACGCGCATCGCGATGGGCACGCTGTTCCTGCTCGCCGACGAAACCCGCCGCGACCGCTTCGCCGCCGACCCCGGCGGCGAGGTGAACCAGACGGTCGAGGAGATCCTCCGGATGACGGCGACCAGCGGGACCGGCCTGCTGCGGTACGCCCGCGAAGACGTCGAGATCGCCGGGACGAAGATCCGGCGTGGCGACGCGGTGCTGATTTCCAGCGACGCTGCCAACCGCGACGCGTCGGTGTTCGACGACCCCGACGAGTTCGACCCCGGCCGCACGCCGAACGTCCACCTCGCCTTCGGCACCGGCGCCCACGTCTGCATCGGCGCCAACCTGGCCCGAACCGAGCTGCGCACGGTGTTCCCGGCCCTGTTCCGCCGCTTCCCCGGGCTGCGGCTCGCGGCGGCCGTCGACGAGATCCCGGTCCGCGTCAACCGCGTCGCCGGCGGGGTCGACGCCGTTCCGGTGACCTGGTGA
- a CDS encoding cytochrome P450, which translates to MTVTHTEPLAYPFNEEAGLDLNEAYAAAREAEGMVRVKMTYGEPAWLATRYADARLVLGDRRFSRAMEKEKDAPRRSPVVREGGILQMDPPDHTRLRTLVAKAFTMRRVELLRPRVAALAAGLIADMKAAGPPADLVDAYALPIPVAVICELLGVPVADRPKFRVWSDAALSTSGLTPEEFERNREELRDYMRGLIAEHRANPQDDLMTALIEARDTRDRLSELELVDLCVGILVAGHETTASQIPNFVYALLDQPGQWERLVADPDLIPAAVEELLRFVPLGAGAGFARYATEDVEVGGVLVRAGEPVLVAIGAANRDGLQFADADELRFDREENHHLGFGHGVHHCLGAPLARLELQEALRALVTEMPRIHLAGDIVWKTQMLVRGPRSMPIGW; encoded by the coding sequence ATGACAGTCACCCACACCGAGCCGCTCGCGTACCCGTTCAACGAGGAGGCGGGCCTCGACCTCAACGAGGCCTACGCGGCGGCCCGCGAAGCCGAGGGCATGGTCCGGGTCAAGATGACCTACGGCGAACCGGCGTGGCTGGCCACCCGGTACGCCGACGCCCGGCTGGTGCTCGGCGACCGCCGGTTCTCCCGTGCGATGGAGAAGGAGAAGGACGCGCCGCGCCGCTCGCCCGTGGTGCGCGAGGGCGGCATCCTGCAGATGGACCCGCCGGACCACACACGGCTGCGGACGCTGGTGGCGAAGGCGTTCACCATGCGCCGGGTCGAGCTGCTCCGCCCGCGCGTCGCCGCCCTCGCCGCCGGGCTGATCGCCGACATGAAGGCGGCCGGCCCGCCCGCCGACCTGGTCGACGCGTACGCGCTGCCGATCCCGGTCGCGGTGATCTGCGAGCTGCTCGGCGTCCCGGTCGCCGACCGGCCGAAGTTCCGCGTCTGGAGCGACGCCGCGCTCTCCACCAGCGGCCTGACGCCCGAGGAGTTCGAGCGCAACCGCGAAGAGCTGCGCGACTACATGCGCGGCCTGATCGCCGAGCACCGCGCGAACCCCCAGGACGACCTGATGACGGCCCTGATCGAGGCCCGCGACACGCGTGACCGGCTGAGCGAGCTGGAGCTGGTCGACCTGTGCGTCGGCATCCTCGTGGCCGGGCACGAGACGACCGCGAGCCAGATCCCGAACTTCGTCTACGCGCTGCTGGACCAGCCGGGGCAGTGGGAGCGCCTGGTGGCCGACCCGGACCTGATCCCGGCCGCGGTCGAGGAACTGCTGCGGTTCGTCCCGCTCGGCGCGGGGGCGGGCTTCGCGCGTTACGCCACCGAGGACGTCGAGGTGGGCGGGGTGCTGGTGCGCGCGGGCGAGCCGGTGCTGGTGGCGATCGGCGCGGCGAACCGCGACGGGCTGCAGTTCGCCGATGCGGACGAGCTGCGCTTCGACCGCGAGGAGAACCACCACCTGGGCTTCGGCCACGGCGTGCACCACTGCCTCGGCGCGCCGCTCGCGCGGCTGGAGCTGCAGGAGGCGCTGCGCGCGCTCGTCACCGAGATGCCGCGGATCCACCTGGCCGGCGATATCGTGTGGAAGACGCAGATGCTCGTCCGCGGACCGCGGTCGATGCCGATCGGATGGTGA
- a CDS encoding PIG-L family deacetylase yields the protein MATLVTFHAHPDDECLRTAGVMAKAVAEGHRVVLVVATKGEVGEVPEGFLAEGEQLWERRVQESHAAAEVLGVARVEFLGYRDSGMMGEPTNDDPACFWQADVEKAAEQLAAILREESADVLTVYDDNGDYGHPDHIQVHRVGIRAAELAETSRVFQATFNREFMQRGFEAAVEQGLMPAEAAPKPPENVEFGKPEAEITAAVDVSQYVGLKRAAMRAHPSQITEDMFMLAMPDDAFAFAFGTEWFIRAGQGPGITETDLLVGL from the coding sequence ATGGCAACTCTGGTCACCTTCCACGCCCACCCGGACGACGAATGCCTGCGCACCGCCGGTGTGATGGCCAAGGCCGTCGCGGAGGGGCACCGCGTCGTGCTCGTCGTCGCCACGAAGGGCGAAGTCGGCGAGGTTCCCGAGGGCTTTCTCGCCGAGGGCGAACAACTGTGGGAGCGGCGCGTGCAGGAGTCGCACGCGGCCGCGGAGGTCCTCGGCGTCGCGCGCGTCGAGTTCCTGGGCTACCGCGACTCCGGGATGATGGGCGAGCCGACGAACGACGACCCGGCGTGCTTCTGGCAGGCCGACGTCGAAAAGGCGGCCGAGCAGCTGGCGGCGATCCTGCGCGAAGAGTCGGCGGACGTCCTGACGGTCTACGACGACAACGGCGACTACGGCCACCCGGACCACATCCAGGTCCACCGCGTCGGCATCCGCGCGGCCGAGCTGGCCGAAACGAGCCGCGTCTTCCAGGCGACGTTCAACCGCGAGTTCATGCAACGCGGCTTCGAAGCGGCGGTCGAGCAGGGCCTGATGCCCGCGGAGGCGGCGCCGAAGCCTCCGGAGAACGTGGAGTTCGGCAAGCCGGAAGCCGAGATCACGGCGGCGGTCGACGTGTCCCAGTATGTGGGCTTGAAGCGGGCGGCCATGCGGGCTCATCCGAGTCAGATCACCGAGGACATGTTCATGCTCGCCATGCCCGACGACGCGTTCGCGTTCGCTTTCGGGACCGAGTGGTTCATCCGGGCCGGGCAGGGGCCGGGGATCACCGAGACCGATTTGCTGGTCGGGCTCTGA
- a CDS encoding ferredoxin, with amino-acid sequence MVTVSWHVEVDEHTCIGSGMCAALMPEVFVLEGAVAHPVTSEVAADETVLDAADSCPAMAITVTDGGREIGPRP; translated from the coding sequence ATGGTGACAGTGAGCTGGCACGTGGAAGTCGACGAACACACCTGCATCGGTTCGGGGATGTGCGCCGCGCTGATGCCGGAGGTGTTCGTCCTGGAAGGCGCGGTCGCGCACCCGGTGACGTCCGAAGTGGCGGCGGACGAGACGGTGCTGGACGCGGCCGACTCGTGCCCGGCGATGGCGATCACGGTGACCGACGGCGGCCGCGAGATCGGCCCGCGGCCCTAG
- the mtnA gene encoding S-methyl-5-thioribose-1-phosphate isomerase, which translates to MRRTIDWADDAVVIIDQTALPGDFRLLRLRTVDQLVDAIQRLAVRGAPALGAAGALGVALAARQNVDVEAEAGRIANARPTAVNLAWGVERALGKLGQGPEAVLAEALALLDEDEQLNETASRHAAEVVLAECPRRPLRLLSHCNAGRLATVGWGSALGVVWHLHARGLVEEVLVDETRPLLQGARLTAWELAQENVPHRVQPDSAAAAAMARGLVDCVLVGADRIAANGDVANKIGTYGLAIAARHHGVPFVVVAPSSTVDKTLADGTGIAIEERDARELTEYAGVPLTPPGSRVFNPAFDVTPYELVTAVVTEHGRFVP; encoded by the coding sequence GTGCGCAGGACCATCGACTGGGCCGACGACGCCGTCGTCATCATCGACCAGACCGCGCTGCCCGGCGACTTCCGGCTGCTTCGGCTGCGGACCGTCGACCAGCTCGTCGACGCCATCCAGCGGCTCGCCGTCCGGGGTGCTCCCGCCCTCGGAGCCGCCGGGGCGCTGGGGGTCGCCCTCGCCGCCCGGCAGAACGTCGACGTCGAGGCCGAAGCCGGACGCATCGCCAACGCGCGGCCCACCGCCGTCAACCTCGCCTGGGGTGTCGAACGGGCGCTCGGCAAGCTCGGCCAGGGCCCCGAAGCCGTCCTCGCCGAAGCTCTCGCTCTCCTCGACGAGGACGAACAGCTCAACGAGACCGCCTCGCGGCACGCCGCCGAGGTCGTGCTCGCCGAGTGCCCGCGCCGGCCGTTGCGGCTGCTCAGTCACTGCAACGCCGGGCGGCTCGCCACCGTCGGCTGGGGCAGTGCCCTCGGTGTCGTCTGGCACCTGCACGCGCGCGGGCTCGTCGAGGAAGTCCTCGTCGACGAAACGCGTCCGCTGCTCCAAGGCGCCCGGCTGACCGCGTGGGAACTCGCCCAGGAGAACGTCCCCCACCGCGTTCAGCCCGACAGCGCGGCCGCCGCCGCGATGGCGCGTGGCCTCGTCGACTGCGTTCTCGTCGGTGCCGACCGGATCGCCGCCAACGGCGACGTCGCCAACAAGATCGGCACCTACGGCCTCGCCATCGCCGCCCGGCACCACGGTGTGCCCTTCGTCGTCGTCGCGCCTTCGTCCACTGTGGACAAGACGCTGGCCGACGGCACGGGCATCGCCATCGAGGAGCGCGATGCCCGTGAGCTCACCGAATACGCCGGGGTGCCGCTCACGCCGCCGGGCTCACGGGTCTTCAACCCCGCCTTCGACGTCACCCCGTACGAGCTCGTCACGGCCGTGGTCACCGAGCACGGCCGCTTCGTCCCCTAG
- a CDS encoding ferredoxin: protein MKVTVDTASCVSSGQCVLLAPGTFDQDEDDGTVVLLAEEPAGAEADAVRQAELTCPAAAIRVSGA from the coding sequence ATGAAGGTCACGGTGGACACGGCGAGCTGTGTCTCGTCCGGACAGTGCGTGCTGCTCGCGCCGGGCACGTTCGACCAGGACGAGGACGACGGCACGGTCGTCCTCCTCGCGGAAGAGCCTGCCGGAGCCGAGGCGGACGCGGTCCGGCAGGCCGAGCTGACCTGCCCGGCCGCCGCCATCCGCGTTTCCGGCGCGTAG
- a CDS encoding Fpg/Nei family DNA glycosylase, which produces MPELPEVELARQVLTDALGRRIRDVDDHDDWVCRPHAPGDIAAALRGGRLTGAHRRGKTLWCETESGAGRPGPHLGLHLGMAGQLRFGGRSGPPGRAREREEKPEWFRFGITFADGEQLRLFDTRRLSRVRLDPDLDALGPDAGEVSRREFRERVGRGRAPVKARLLDQSVLAGIGNLLADESLWQAAIAPARPVNELSGDDLANLHKALRKALRAAIEHGGVHTGEIIPHRRAGDHCPRCGAALTHGTVGGRSTWWCPAEQI; this is translated from the coding sequence GTGCCCGAACTGCCCGAAGTGGAACTCGCCCGTCAGGTCCTCACCGACGCGCTCGGCCGCCGGATCCGGGACGTCGACGACCACGACGACTGGGTGTGCCGCCCGCACGCGCCCGGGGACATCGCCGCCGCGCTGCGGGGCGGGCGGCTCACCGGGGCGCACCGGCGGGGCAAGACGCTCTGGTGCGAAACGGAAAGCGGGGCCGGGCGGCCCGGCCCCCACCTCGGCCTGCACCTGGGAATGGCCGGGCAGCTGCGGTTCGGCGGCCGGAGCGGCCCGCCCGGGCGGGCGCGCGAGCGCGAAGAGAAACCCGAGTGGTTCCGGTTCGGGATCACCTTCGCCGACGGCGAACAGCTGCGGCTGTTCGACACCCGGCGGCTCAGCCGGGTCCGGCTCGACCCCGATCTCGACGCGCTCGGCCCGGACGCCGGCGAGGTCTCGCGCCGGGAGTTCCGCGAACGCGTCGGCCGCGGCCGGGCGCCGGTGAAGGCACGGCTGCTGGACCAGTCCGTGCTGGCCGGGATCGGGAACCTGCTGGCCGACGAATCCCTCTGGCAGGCCGCGATCGCCCCGGCCCGGCCGGTGAACGAACTGAGCGGCGACGACCTCGCGAACCTCCACAAGGCACTCCGGAAGGCGTTGCGCGCCGCGATCGAGCACGGCGGCGTGCACACCGGCGAGATCATCCCCCACCGCCGCGCCGGCGACCACTGCCCGCGCTGCGGCGCGGCGTTGACCCACGGCACGGTCGGCGGCCGGTCGACCTGGTGGTGCCCGGCGGAACAGATCTGA